The Desulfovibrio sp. Huiquan2017 genome includes a window with the following:
- a CDS encoding FAD-binding protein has product MALLGPHISISDEQLITRAFGVVDMEQFQHWPEKVKKLASNLAAELFLVRYNPFIDPELVRTAVDRRLNMSRPMLDREFATILTKGIELFWERHGRETAFRDTIISRLRKFMPEDAIGHEPHSRVESATDATDLRMELPMLVLFPEDEAQIQGIVRLANEMHFGVIPRGGGTGATGGAIPAEARCVILSLSRFKKILDIDPVERTMSAQSGVITLNAIQAAAQKGLLFTVDPASKAGSSLGGNISENAGGPFAFEYGTTIDNILSYRMVRPDGSLIEVRRKNHPRHKIYPFDTAEFEILDATGRLLDTVSLKGDEIRGPGLGKDVSNKYLGGLPGVQKEGTDGIITTATFVCYPSLAHSQVLCLEFFGRSMSNAMLVIKDVVKMRDTIREEGDLVKISALEEFGPKYVQAIEYQTKSTQYEGDPISVIIMQLDSDDKEALDAARQTVLALAQPYDGVDIFAARNEREAELFWEDRHKLSAIARRTSGFKINEDVVIPMEVIPQFSEFLEDLNLIYLAKIYASTLDRIVDLETVNPEDEDVKEARRRIQAILEGKITSRDFSDVEQEAQCRFLFLKLRDTYPKLDREIKALWQELQLKRIVIANHMHAGDGNCHVNLPVNSNDPEMLAAAHEAADTVMTKVLEMGGQVSGEHGIGITKIGFLSDEKIQALAAYRKVVDPNGIFNPGKLTARTLPSMPFTFSFNRLIRDLDGTALKDKEALMGLLKNIQTCTRCGKCKQVCPMYQPARGLMYHPRNKNIALGALIEGIYYSQIRTGEPAHKLMKELRDLMDHCTACGKCQAACPVKIDSAGAALSMRSFLDSKGKSGHPLKQVILRNLAKNPAQTLPVAAKFLSVGQSIQDKTLGMIPARWLSKIQSPVVKHRSPNIDYRNLSEKLHLEEGSVLRNPGAERDQTVLYFPGCGASLFSRSIGMASVYLLLKSGVNVVLPDHHMCCGYPLLASGCEEAYKTNRHRNVQEFLDLLVKTGKAGLKATTLLTACGTCRESLETYDFSSELADPLKHYDVVQFLVERLPVTPRTEPILYHAACHMEWTGVPKLKAPEMYRTALVGLTGTEVSLSPGCCGESGLGAMTSPGIYNRLRDRKQEQLREDLGFDRQRPIVVGCPSCKIGIKRSMLQMKRPNRVLHAVEYLAECVGGPRWEKELKQLLDRVERKGA; this is encoded by the coding sequence ATGGCCTTGCTCGGACCCCATATATCGATTTCCGACGAACAGCTCATCACCCGCGCCTTCGGGGTGGTGGACATGGAACAGTTTCAACACTGGCCGGAAAAGGTCAAGAAACTCGCTTCGAACCTGGCCGCCGAACTGTTCCTGGTGCGCTACAATCCGTTCATAGACCCGGAACTGGTGCGCACGGCCGTGGATCGGCGCTTGAACATGTCCCGCCCCATGCTCGACCGCGAATTCGCCACCATCCTGACCAAGGGCATCGAGCTGTTCTGGGAGCGCCACGGGCGGGAAACGGCCTTCCGCGACACGATCATCTCCCGGCTCCGGAAATTCATGCCCGAGGACGCCATCGGGCACGAGCCGCATTCACGCGTCGAGTCGGCCACGGACGCCACGGACCTGCGCATGGAGCTGCCCATGCTCGTCCTTTTCCCCGAAGACGAGGCGCAAATCCAGGGCATCGTCAGACTGGCCAATGAAATGCACTTCGGCGTCATCCCGCGCGGCGGGGGCACGGGCGCGACCGGCGGGGCCATCCCGGCCGAGGCGCGCTGCGTGATTCTGTCCCTGTCCCGCTTCAAGAAGATTCTCGACATCGACCCCGTCGAGCGGACCATGAGCGCCCAGTCCGGGGTGATCACCCTGAACGCCATCCAGGCCGCGGCCCAGAAGGGACTGCTTTTCACCGTGGACCCGGCTTCCAAGGCGGGGTCGTCGCTGGGCGGCAACATCTCGGAAAACGCAGGCGGGCCGTTTGCCTTCGAATACGGCACGACCATCGACAACATTCTGAGCTACCGCATGGTCCGGCCCGACGGCTCGCTCATTGAGGTCCGTCGCAAAAACCATCCGCGCCACAAGATCTATCCCTTCGATACGGCCGAATTCGAGATTCTCGACGCAACGGGGCGGCTTCTGGACACGGTCTCGCTCAAAGGCGACGAGATCCGCGGCCCGGGGCTGGGCAAGGATGTGTCCAACAAGTATCTGGGCGGGCTGCCCGGGGTGCAAAAGGAGGGCACGGACGGGATCATCACCACGGCCACCTTCGTCTGCTACCCCAGCCTGGCCCACTCGCAGGTCCTTTGCCTGGAATTTTTCGGCCGCTCCATGAGCAACGCCATGCTGGTCATCAAGGATGTGGTCAAGATGCGCGACACCATCCGCGAGGAGGGAGACCTGGTCAAGATATCGGCCCTGGAGGAATTCGGACCCAAATACGTCCAGGCCATCGAGTACCAGACCAAGTCCACGCAGTACGAGGGCGACCCCATCTCGGTCATCATCATGCAACTCGACTCGGACGACAAGGAGGCCCTGGACGCGGCCCGACAGACCGTGCTCGCCCTGGCCCAGCCCTACGACGGCGTGGATATCTTCGCCGCCCGGAACGAGCGCGAGGCCGAGCTGTTCTGGGAGGACCGCCACAAGCTGTCCGCCATCGCCCGGCGCACCTCGGGATTCAAGATCAACGAGGACGTGGTCATCCCCATGGAGGTTATCCCGCAGTTCTCCGAGTTCCTTGAAGACCTGAATCTCATCTACCTGGCCAAGATATACGCATCCACTCTGGACAGGATCGTGGACCTGGAAACGGTCAACCCGGAAGACGAGGATGTGAAGGAAGCGCGCAGGCGCATCCAGGCCATCCTGGAGGGAAAGATCACCTCCCGCGACTTCTCGGATGTGGAGCAGGAGGCCCAGTGCCGATTCCTGTTCCTCAAGCTGCGCGACACCTACCCGAAGCTCGACCGCGAAATCAAGGCGCTGTGGCAGGAACTGCAACTCAAGCGCATCGTCATCGCCAACCACATGCACGCGGGCGACGGCAATTGCCACGTGAACCTGCCGGTCAACTCCAACGACCCCGAAATGCTGGCCGCCGCCCATGAGGCCGCGGATACGGTCATGACCAAAGTGCTGGAGATGGGCGGCCAGGTGTCAGGCGAACACGGCATCGGCATCACCAAGATCGGCTTTCTGAGCGACGAAAAAATCCAGGCCCTGGCCGCATATCGCAAGGTTGTGGACCCCAACGGCATATTCAATCCCGGCAAGCTGACGGCCCGGACCCTGCCGAGCATGCCCTTCACCTTTTCCTTCAACCGGCTCATCCGCGACCTGGACGGCACGGCGCTGAAGGACAAGGAAGCGCTCATGGGCCTGCTCAAAAATATCCAGACCTGCACCCGCTGCGGCAAGTGCAAGCAGGTCTGCCCCATGTATCAGCCCGCACGCGGGCTCATGTATCATCCGCGCAACAAGAATATCGCGCTCGGCGCGCTCATCGAGGGCATCTACTACTCACAGATCCGGACCGGCGAGCCCGCCCATAAACTGATGAAGGAACTGCGGGATCTCATGGACCACTGTACGGCCTGCGGCAAATGCCAAGCAGCCTGCCCGGTCAAGATCGACTCGGCCGGGGCCGCCCTGTCCATGCGTTCCTTCCTCGACTCCAAGGGCAAGTCCGGGCACCCGCTCAAGCAGGTCATCCTGCGCAACCTGGCCAAAAACCCGGCCCAGACCCTGCCCGTGGCCGCCAAATTCCTGTCCGTGGGCCAGTCCATCCAGGACAAGACGCTGGGCATGATCCCGGCCCGCTGGCTGTCCAAGATCCAATCGCCCGTGGTCAAGCATCGCAGTCCGAACATCGACTACCGCAACCTCTCGGAAAAGTTGCATCTCGAAGAGGGCTCGGTCCTCAGAAACCCCGGCGCCGAACGTGACCAGACCGTGCTCTACTTCCCGGGCTGCGGCGCGTCGCTCTTCTCCCGGTCCATCGGCATGGCCTCGGTATACCTGCTGCTCAAGAGCGGGGTGAACGTGGTCCTGCCCGACCACCACATGTGCTGCGGTTATCCCCTGCTCGCCTCGGGCTGCGAAGAGGCATACAAGACCAACCGCCACCGCAATGTGCAGGAATTCCTGGACCTGCTGGTCAAGACCGGCAAGGCGGGCCTGAAGGCCACCACGCTGCTGACGGCCTGCGGCACCTGCCGCGAGTCCCTGGAGACCTACGATTTCTCCTCGGAGCTGGCCGATCCGCTCAAGCACTACGACGTGGTCCAGTTCCTCGTGGAGCGGCTGCCCGTCACGCCTCGAACCGAGCCGATCCTGTACCACGCGGCCTGCCACATGGAATGGACCGGCGTGCCCAAACTCAAGGCCCCGGAGATGTACCGCACGGCCCTGGTCGGGCTGACCGGCACGGAGGTTTCCCTGTCTCCCGGCTGCTGCGGCGAATCCGGCCTGGGGGCCATGACCAGCCCGGGCATCTACAACCGGCTGCGCGACCGCAAGCAGGAACAGTTGCGCGAGGACCTCGGCTTCGACCGCCAACGGCCCATCGTGGTCGGCTGCCCGTCGTGCAAGATCGGCATCAAGCGGTCCATGCTCCAGATGAAGCGGCCCAACCGGGTATTGCATGCCGTGGAGTACCTGGCCGAATGTGTGGGCGGTCCCCGATGGGAAAAGGAGCTCAAACAGCTCCTGGACCGGGTGGAACGCAAAGGGGCGTAG
- the ruvX gene encoding Holliday junction resolvase RuvX: MRALGIDFGLKRVGLSVCDRTGTLVSPHGTIVRTTRQALFDELAEIIHNETIEAVVVGLPLSLDGSDTLTTRQARNFAESLERRIDVPVHLMDERLTSAQAEEELNAAGLRGAKRKAALDSQAAVVILRSWLDSVTS, translated from the coding sequence GTGCGGGCGCTGGGCATCGACTTCGGCCTCAAACGCGTGGGGCTGTCGGTCTGCGACCGCACCGGCACCCTGGTCTCGCCCCATGGGACCATCGTGCGGACAACCCGTCAGGCGCTCTTTGACGAACTGGCCGAAATCATTCATAATGAGACCATTGAGGCTGTGGTGGTCGGCCTGCCGCTGTCGCTCGACGGCAGCGATACCCTGACCACCCGGCAGGCCCGCAATTTCGCCGAAAGCCTGGAACGCCGGATCGACGTGCCCGTTCATCTCATGGACGAACGCCTGACCTCGGCCCAGGCCGAAGAGGAACTCAACGCCGCCGGATTGCGCGGCGCAAAACGCAAGGCCGCCCTGGACAGCCAGGCCGCCGTGGTCATCCTACGCTCATGGCTCGATTCCGTTACGTCCTGA
- the mltG gene encoding endolytic transglycosylase MltG, producing MARFRYVLIASALLAVLAGLGAGSYKWYKAWQEEQFLSTPPETPGREVLFRVEPGQIFTTIAANLKNEGVITDTRRFYGLAVRSGKGSAVRAGVFKLSTGWLPERVLTELTSSPGVLRRVSVREGLTWWQTGGIIEEAGLGDADGFAAAVADRSLLTAHGIQAPNAEGYLFPETYLLTPPKAHPARHMAEVMIREFFKNARKVWPEGLPSPEEVHRTVILASLVEKETGDETERSRIAGVFHNRLKKRMLIQCDPTVIYGLGPSFDGNLKKSDLQNRDNPYNTYVHPGLPPGPICSPGLDSLMAAAHPEKHAFLYFVAKGDGSHHFSQTLEEHNRAVRQYQLRRNRSTYRSSKQ from the coding sequence ATGGCTCGATTCCGTTACGTCCTGATCGCTTCGGCCCTGCTGGCGGTACTCGCCGGACTCGGCGCGGGCAGCTACAAATGGTACAAGGCGTGGCAGGAGGAACAGTTCCTGTCCACTCCGCCCGAGACCCCCGGCCGCGAAGTCCTGTTCCGCGTGGAGCCGGGCCAGATATTCACCACCATCGCAGCCAATCTCAAGAACGAGGGGGTGATCACCGATACCCGCCGCTTCTACGGGCTGGCCGTGCGCTCGGGCAAAGGCTCCGCCGTCCGCGCGGGCGTGTTCAAGCTGTCCACGGGATGGCTGCCGGAGCGCGTCCTGACCGAACTGACCTCATCCCCCGGAGTCCTGCGCCGGGTATCCGTGCGCGAAGGACTGACCTGGTGGCAGACCGGCGGCATTATCGAAGAAGCGGGACTAGGCGACGCCGACGGATTCGCCGCAGCCGTAGCCGACCGCTCGCTGCTGACCGCCCACGGCATCCAGGCCCCGAACGCCGAAGGCTACCTCTTCCCCGAGACCTACCTGCTCACCCCTCCCAAGGCTCACCCCGCACGCCACATGGCCGAGGTCATGATCCGGGAATTCTTCAAAAACGCGCGCAAGGTCTGGCCCGAAGGGCTGCCGTCCCCCGAGGAGGTGCACCGGACCGTGATCCTGGCCTCCCTGGTGGAAAAAGAGACCGGCGACGAGACCGAACGGTCGCGCATCGCCGGAGTATTCCACAACCGGCTGAAAAAACGCATGCTCATCCAATGCGATCCCACAGTCATCTACGGCCTGGGGCCGAGCTTCGACGGCAACCTGAAAAAAAGCGACCTGCAAAACCGGGACAATCCGTACAATACCTACGTGCATCCCGGCCTCCCGCCCGGCCCCATCTGTTCGCCCGGTTTGGACTCCCTCATGGCCGCGGCCCATCCCGAAAAACACGCCTTTCTCTATTTCGTGGCCAAGGGCGACGGATCACACCATTTCAGCCAAACCTTGGAAGAACACAACCGGGCCGTGCGCCAATATCAACTCCGGCGCAACCGGTCCACCTACCGCTCCTCCAAACAGTGA
- the lepB gene encoding signal peptidase I: MTETEIPTTPVEKPRNPWLAMTLSLVAVGVGQVYNGQWRKGVGFFLAEIVLALFMILFWADFAAMLLCVSILFGYNLFAGGEAFASARKLTAYTLKPSNRWWIYLLCLAVSLGSGVVFERIIKGWFFMAYQVPSVSMLPTIRVGDHFMVEVLEPDDKLARGDIVIFSLPETDGRDFVKRVVGLPGETVEIRQRKVLVDGAPLEEPYAHHARAGFLPRRDTFGPIILGADEYFLMGDNREDSYDSRWLGPVKRKRITGRAGYIYFPGDLDAPDWADRLGTPLR; this comes from the coding sequence ATGACTGAGACCGAGATTCCGACGACGCCCGTTGAAAAGCCCCGCAATCCGTGGTTGGCCATGACTCTGTCTCTGGTGGCCGTGGGCGTGGGGCAGGTCTACAACGGTCAGTGGAGAAAGGGCGTTGGCTTCTTCCTGGCCGAGATCGTCCTGGCTTTGTTCATGATCCTGTTCTGGGCGGATTTCGCGGCCATGCTTTTGTGCGTATCCATCCTGTTCGGCTACAATCTATTTGCGGGCGGAGAGGCCTTCGCTTCGGCCCGCAAGCTCACTGCCTATACCCTCAAGCCGTCTAACCGCTGGTGGATTTATCTCCTTTGCCTGGCCGTCAGCCTGGGCTCGGGCGTGGTCTTCGAAAGGATCATCAAGGGCTGGTTCTTCATGGCCTATCAAGTGCCATCCGTCTCCATGCTTCCGACCATCCGGGTGGGCGACCACTTTATGGTCGAGGTCCTGGAGCCCGACGACAAGCTGGCACGCGGCGATATCGTCATCTTTTCCCTGCCCGAGACCGACGGCCGCGACTTCGTCAAACGGGTCGTGGGGTTGCCCGGCGAGACCGTGGAAATCCGGCAGCGGAAGGTTCTGGTCGACGGCGCGCCCCTGGAGGAGCCCTACGCTCATCACGCCAGGGCGGGTTTTCTTCCCCGGCGCGACACCTTCGGGCCGATAATCCTGGGCGCGGACGAGTATTTTCTCATGGGGGACAACCGCGAGGACAGCTACGATTCGCGTTGGCTCGGGCCGGTGAAACGGAAGCGGATAACGGGCAGGGCGGGATACATCTATTTCCCCGGAGACCTGGATGCGCCCGACTGGGCGGACAGGCTGGGGACACCCCTGCGCTGA
- a CDS encoding glycosyltransferase family 2 protein has translation MAASPRISVTMPCYDCGRTVAGALDSLLAQEGADFEVVAVDDGSTDDTAGILAEYARRDSRVRVFSIPHGGVIRAANAAIGAARGIYIARMDADDEALPGRLALQAALLDDHPDVGLVGCRVRFGGSRRTCRGYAHYVDWTNSLLSHEAISLHRFVEFPVPNPSIMFRRDCLEAHGPYREGDFPEDYDLLLRWLEGGVRMMKADAELLVWNDPPDRLSRTHPRYDVDAFYRIKTEYLARWLARNNPHHPVVHILGSGRTTRKRADLLLAHGIEFAAYYDVDPKKIGHRVHGLPVRDRAEIPAPGEGFCIPYVASRGAREEIAVFLEGRGCRLGRDYIPAA, from the coding sequence GTGGCCGCCTCCCCCCGCATTTCCGTGACCATGCCCTGCTACGATTGCGGGCGCACTGTGGCCGGAGCGCTCGATTCGCTTCTGGCCCAGGAGGGCGCGGATTTCGAGGTGGTGGCTGTGGACGACGGCTCGACCGACGACACTGCGGGAATCCTGGCCGAATACGCGCGCCGGGATTCCCGCGTCCGCGTTTTCTCCATCCCGCACGGCGGGGTCATCCGGGCGGCCAACGCGGCCATCGGGGCGGCCCGGGGGATCTACATCGCCCGCATGGACGCCGATGACGAAGCGTTGCCCGGCAGGCTGGCTCTCCAGGCCGCGCTTTTGGATGACCACCCGGATGTGGGCCTGGTCGGTTGCCGGGTGCGCTTCGGCGGCAGCCGCCGGACATGCCGGGGATACGCCCATTATGTGGACTGGACCAATTCCCTGCTCTCCCACGAGGCCATCAGTCTGCATCGGTTCGTGGAATTCCCGGTTCCCAACCCGTCCATCATGTTCCGGCGCGACTGCCTGGAGGCGCACGGCCCTTACCGCGAGGGCGATTTCCCCGAGGACTATGACCTGCTTCTGCGTTGGTTGGAGGGCGGCGTGCGGATGATGAAGGCGGACGCCGAACTGCTGGTCTGGAATGATCCGCCGGACCGGTTGTCGCGCACCCATCCCCGCTACGACGTGGACGCCTTCTACCGCATCAAGACCGAATATCTGGCCCGCTGGCTGGCCCGCAACAATCCGCACCACCCGGTTGTTCACATCCTCGGCTCGGGCCGGACCACCCGCAAGCGCGCCGATCTGCTCCTCGCCCACGGCATCGAATTCGCGGCTTACTACGACGTGGACCCGAAAAAAATCGGTCATCGGGTACACGGCCTGCCGGTCCGCGACCGGGCCGAGATTCCCGCGCCGGGCGAGGGATTCTGCATCCCCTACGTGGCCAGCCGGGGCGCGCGCGAGGAGATCGCCGTTTTTCTCGAAGGGCGCGGTTGCCGTCTCGGCCGCGACTATATTCCGGCCGCCTGA
- a CDS encoding ATP-binding protein produces MKCTRCRKTAHVSLPSHHSGFCADCYPLFFTKQVETAIRREKMFTREDRILVALSGGKDSLALMLELKLQGYNVTGLHIDLGIPNSSDKARKKVEDFCALHALPLRVFEMAAWGLPIPDVKQYVKRPVCAVCGRLKRHHFNRIAVEEGFDVLATGHNLDDEVARLFANTLRWDTAYLSDQGPVLPASDGFVRKVKPLFRLSEFETANYAFLKGIEIHSDPCPYSGGASFTAHKELWGELEHRSPGQKLQFYQSFLKQGKPAFARLEKETGVKLAPCTECGSPTSAEVCAVCRIKAAVRESKAQAE; encoded by the coding sequence ATGAAATGTACCCGCTGCCGTAAAACGGCCCATGTATCCCTGCCGAGCCACCATTCCGGCTTCTGCGCGGACTGTTATCCGCTCTTTTTCACCAAGCAGGTGGAGACGGCCATACGCCGGGAGAAGATGTTCACCCGCGAGGACCGCATCCTCGTGGCCCTGTCCGGGGGCAAGGACTCCCTGGCCCTCATGCTCGAACTCAAGCTGCAGGGCTACAACGTGACCGGCCTGCATATCGACCTCGGCATCCCGAATTCGTCGGACAAGGCACGCAAGAAGGTCGAGGATTTCTGCGCCCTGCATGCCCTGCCCTTGCGTGTTTTCGAGATGGCCGCCTGGGGATTGCCCATCCCGGACGTCAAGCAGTACGTCAAGCGCCCGGTCTGCGCCGTGTGCGGCAGGCTCAAGCGTCATCACTTCAACCGCATCGCCGTGGAAGAGGGCTTCGACGTTCTGGCCACGGGCCACAATCTGGACGACGAGGTGGCCCGGCTGTTCGCCAACACCTTGCGCTGGGATACGGCCTATCTGTCCGACCAGGGTCCTGTCCTGCCCGCGTCCGACGGGTTCGTGCGCAAGGTCAAGCCCCTGTTCCGGCTGAGCGAGTTCGAGACCGCCAACTACGCCTTTCTCAAGGGCATCGAGATCCATTCCGACCCTTGCCCCTATTCCGGCGGGGCCAGCTTCACGGCCCACAAGGAGCTGTGGGGCGAACTGGAACACCGCAGCCCCGGTCAGAAGCTCCAATTCTACCAGTCCTTCCTCAAGCAGGGCAAGCCGGCCTTTGCCCGCCTGGAGAAGGAGACCGGGGTCAAACTCGCGCCGTGCACCGAGTGCGGTTCGCCCACCAGCGCCGAAGTCTGCGCGGTCTGCCGCATCAAGGCGGCGGTGCGCGAGAGCAAGGCGCAGGCGGAGTAG
- a CDS encoding response regulator: protein MSQPKILVVDDEKHIRMLYREELEADGYAVATSDGEEDILDVIARENPTIVILDIKLGVNRSGLDLLQEIRTKDQQIPVILSTAYDSFQHDLKSIAADYYVVKSVDLTELKDKVRMALNKAGA, encoded by the coding sequence ATGAGTCAACCAAAAATTCTCGTCGTGGACGATGAAAAACACATCCGCATGCTCTATCGGGAAGAACTGGAGGCGGACGGCTATGCTGTGGCCACGTCCGACGGCGAAGAGGACATCCTCGACGTCATCGCCAGGGAAAATCCGACCATTGTCATTCTAGACATCAAGCTGGGCGTCAACCGTTCCGGCCTCGACCTGTTGCAGGAAATCCGCACCAAGGACCAGCAGATCCCGGTCATCCTTTCGACGGCCTATGACTCCTTCCAGCATGATCTCAAATCCATTGCCGCAGACTACTATGTGGTCAAGTCCGTGGATCTGACCGAATTGAAGGACAAGGTCCGAATGGCCCTGAACAAGGCGGGCGCCTAG
- a CDS encoding HD domain-containing phosphohydrolase, translated as MSQQITAEYFPISPLILRPDFKVPFDIFLRHDDSYVLFNASGRIMTKAKRKELALAGIMTIYVDKRSRKLYHGYIQANLLDLLEDESISLPERAQAWTNAAAALSKELFETNLPGPAFKKRYVRFQELIRSSTSFLSSPKPLKNLTQFIGKGYEAYHHGVSTMIYAVNLMQEYKFDDDEVLACGMGALLHDIGLVGMDKDLLDTDPETMSPAQHQLYAMHPLIGVRICANFDLPIIATNCILFHHERMDGKGYPTQAFGEEIPLPTRVVSLCNRYDDLTRNRPYSRAVKPFDALKALTDDKGLVEPGMLKRFIKLLSRAEIV; from the coding sequence ATGTCTCAACAGATCACGGCGGAATATTTTCCCATCTCCCCGCTTATCCTGCGGCCCGACTTCAAGGTGCCCTTCGACATCTTCCTGCGCCACGACGACAGCTACGTCCTGTTCAACGCCAGCGGCCGGATCATGACCAAGGCCAAACGCAAGGAACTGGCCCTGGCGGGCATCATGACCATCTACGTGGACAAGCGTTCCCGTAAACTCTACCACGGCTACATCCAGGCCAACCTCCTCGACCTGCTCGAAGACGAATCCATCTCCCTGCCCGAGCGCGCCCAGGCCTGGACCAACGCGGCCGCGGCCCTGTCCAAGGAACTCTTCGAGACCAACCTGCCGGGTCCGGCCTTCAAGAAACGCTACGTCCGCTTCCAGGAGCTCATCCGAAGCAGCACCTCCTTTCTCAGCTCCCCCAAACCGCTCAAGAACCTGACCCAATTCATCGGCAAGGGGTACGAAGCGTACCACCACGGCGTCTCGACCATGATCTACGCCGTGAACCTGATGCAGGAGTACAAGTTCGACGACGACGAGGTCCTGGCCTGCGGCATGGGCGCCCTGCTACACGACATCGGCCTGGTGGGCATGGACAAGGACCTGCTCGACACCGACCCCGAAACCATGTCTCCGGCCCAGCACCAGCTCTACGCCATGCATCCGCTCATCGGCGTGCGCATCTGCGCCAACTTCGACCTGCCGATCATCGCCACCAATTGCATCCTGTTTCATCACGAGCGCATGGACGGCAAGGGGTACCCCACCCAGGCATTCGGGGAGGAAATCCCCCTGCCCACCCGTGTGGTCTCCCTGTGCAACCGCTACGACGACCTGACCCGCAACCGGCCGTACAGCCGGGCCGTCAAGCCCTTTGACGCCCTCAAGGCCCTGACCGACGACAAGGGCCTGGTGGAACCGGGCATGCTCAAGCGATTCATCAAGCTCCTCTCCAGGGCGGAGATCGTGTAA
- a CDS encoding site-2 protease family protein translates to MFDITAQDIQVYLTLAPGLLIALVFHEVAHGYVAYLLGDTTAKSQGRLTLNPLKHLDPIGTLAFFFVHFGWAKPVPINPRYFKNPRKGMMYTALAGPGINFILAAVFAGVFHLMGLLGISPRNALYAVAYYGVFVNLILAAFNLLPIPPLDGSNVLAYFLSPRAAYKYMSMSRYGFIILIAIILLGRYTGLDIVGRVIVPLVQGFGSLLGVPL, encoded by the coding sequence ATGTTCGATATAACCGCACAGGATATCCAGGTCTATCTGACCTTGGCCCCCGGTCTGCTCATCGCCCTGGTCTTCCACGAGGTGGCCCACGGCTACGTGGCCTATCTTCTGGGCGACACCACGGCCAAGTCCCAGGGACGGTTGACCCTCAACCCCCTTAAGCACCTCGATCCCATCGGTACTCTGGCCTTTTTCTTCGTCCACTTCGGCTGGGCCAAACCCGTGCCGATCAACCCCCGTTATTTCAAGAACCCGCGCAAGGGCATGATGTACACCGCACTGGCCGGGCCGGGCATCAACTTCATCCTGGCCGCCGTGTTCGCCGGGGTGTTCCACCTCATGGGCCTGCTCGGCATTAGTCCGCGCAATGCCCTGTATGCGGTGGCCTACTACGGGGTCTTCGTCAATCTCATCCTGGCGGCCTTCAACCTCCTGCCCATTCCGCCCCTGGACGGCAGCAACGTCCTGGCGTATTTCCTATCCCCCCGTGCAGCCTATAAATACATGTCCATGAGCCGCTACGGGTTCATCATCCTCATCGCCATCATCCTGCTCGGGCGATACACCGGACTGGACATCGTCGGCCGGGTAATCGTCCCCCTGGTCCAGGGCTTTGGCTCCCTGCTGGGCGTGCCTCTCTAA
- the trpS gene encoding tryptophan--tRNA ligase: protein MSAKQRILSGMRPTGPLHLGHYFGVIANWLKMQEEYDCYFFVADWHALTSEYADPTRIKGFIPGLVKDWVAAGLDPEKCSIFQQSQIKEHAELNLILSMYTPLGWLERCPTYKDQKEQLAQKDLNTHGFLGYPVLMSVDILMYKPLAVPVGKDQLPHLELTREIARRFNHLNNTDLFPEPADMLTEAPVLPGLDGRKMSKSYGNSIMLSEPLDEIMPKVRGMKTDENRLRKSDPGDPEICNLFPYHKLITDPARLPEIVEGCKNASWGCVDCKKLLMKSLEEFLTPLHERRAACSDEKVREILETGNARARAYAVKTMEEVRKVINFDF from the coding sequence ATGAGCGCAAAACAACGAATTCTCTCCGGCATGCGTCCCACCGGGCCCCTTCATCTCGGCCATTACTTCGGCGTCATCGCCAACTGGCTGAAGATGCAGGAAGAATATGATTGCTACTTCTTCGTGGCCGACTGGCACGCCCTGACCAGCGAATACGCCGACCCCACCCGGATCAAAGGGTTCATTCCCGGGCTGGTCAAAGACTGGGTGGCCGCCGGGCTGGATCCGGAAAAATGCTCCATATTCCAGCAGTCCCAGATCAAGGAACACGCGGAGCTCAACCTGATCCTGTCCATGTATACCCCGCTGGGCTGGCTCGAACGGTGTCCGACCTACAAGGACCAGAAGGAACAACTGGCCCAGAAGGACCTGAACACCCATGGCTTCCTCGGCTACCCGGTGCTCATGTCCGTGGACATCCTCATGTACAAGCCCCTGGCCGTGCCCGTGGGCAAGGACCAGTTGCCGCACCTGGAACTGACCCGCGAGATTGCCCGCAGGTTCAACCATCTCAACAACACCGACCTGTTCCCGGAACCGGCGGATATGCTCACCGAAGCGCCTGTCCTGCCCGGCCTGGACGGACGCAAGATGTCCAAGAGCTACGGCAACTCCATCATGCTCTCCGAGCCGCTGGACGAGATCATGCCCAAGGTACGCGGCATGAAGACCGACGAAAACCGGCTGCGCAAGTCCGACCCGGGCGATCCCGAGATCTGCAATCTCTTCCCCTACCACAAGCTCATAACCGACCCGGCCAGGCTCCCCGAGATCGTCGAGGGGTGCAAGAACGCTTCCTGGGGCTGCGTGGATTGCAAAAAGCTGCTCATGAAATCGCTGGAGGAATTCCTCACGCCTCTACATGAACGCCGTGCCGCTTGCTCCGACGAAAAGGTCCGGGAGATCTTGGAGACGGGCAACGCCAGGGCCCGCGCCTACGCCGTCAAGACCATGGAAGAAGTCCGCAAGGTCATCAACTTCGACTTCTAG